Proteins encoded by one window of Dioscorea cayenensis subsp. rotundata cultivar TDr96_F1 chromosome 6, TDr96_F1_v2_PseudoChromosome.rev07_lg8_w22 25.fasta, whole genome shotgun sequence:
- the LOC120263541 gene encoding serine/threonine-protein phosphatase PP1-like → MSRMMMTMSSMDAMNTVVLDDIIRRLLGGARSGKQVQLSEAEIRQICVESRRIFLSQPNLLVLKAPIKICGDLHGQFADLLRLFECGGFPPSSSYLFLGDYVDRGKQSLETICLLLAYKLKYPDKLFLLRGNHEDPKINRVYGFYDECKRRFNVRLWKIFTDCFNCLPVAALIDDKILCMHGGLSPDLNSLEQIKDIERPTEIPESGLLCDLLWSDPDSGTEGWGNSDRGVSCTFGADKLIEFLDKHELDLIVRGHQVVEDGYEFFGQRRLVTIFSAPNYCGDFDNAGALLSIDDSLLCSFEILKPILKAIPGGSNTLRSLPKKSSKGGKV, encoded by the exons ATGAGCaggatgatgatgacgatgagcTCCATGGATGCAATGAATACCGTAGTGCTGGATGATATCATACGGCGGTTGCTCGGCGGAGCTCGTTCTGGGAAACAGGTCCAGCTCTCGGAGGCTGAGATCCGCCAGATCTGTGTTGAAAGCCGACGGATTTTCTTATCCCAGCCTAATCTCCTTGTCCTTAAGGCACCTATCAAGATCTGCG GTGATTTACATGGACAGTTTGCTGACCTCTTGAGGTTGTTTGAATGTGGTGGCTTTCCTCCTTCTTCATCTTATTTATTCCTCGGGGACTATGTTGATCGGGGGAAACAAAGCCTAGAGACGATTTGTCTGCTTCTTGCTTATAAGTTAAAATACCCTGATAAACTCTTTCTTTTGAGGGGAAATCATGAAGACCCAAAGATAAATCGAGTTTATGGCTTTTATGATGAATGTAAAAGGAGGTTTAATGTACGACTCTGGAAAATATTCACTGATTGCTTTAATTGTCTGCCTGTGGCTGCACTTATTGATGATAAGATACTTTGTATGCATGGTGGCCTTTCGCCAGATTTGAACAGTCTGgagcaaataaaagatattgaGAGGCCGACTGAAATTCCAGAGAGTGGTCTTCTTTGTGATTTGCTTTGGTCTGATCCTGATTCTGGTACTGAAGGGTGGGGAAACAGTGATCGAGGGGTGTCTTGTACTTTCGGAGCAGATAAGCTTATAGAGTTTCTAGATAAACATGAACTTGATCTTATAGTACGAGGTCATCAG GTGGTGGAGGATGGGTATGAGTTTTTTGGACAACGAAGATTAGTCACAATATTTTCAGCTCCTAACTATTGTGGGGATTTTGATAATGCTGGTGCATTATTAAGCATTGATGACTCCCTGCTTTGTTCATTTGAGATATTGAAACCTATACTTAAAGCCATACCTGGCGGCTCTAACACATTAAGATCACTACCCAAGAAG TCTTCTAAAGGTGGAAAGGTCTGA